CCGATTTCCGGATCGCCAGGCCACTAATCATACAAGCCGGTAAGCCGCCCGACCAATCCGACCAGCGATTATCCTGCAGATGCCAAACGCCGCGACGGGTGCCGGCATAGAGGGTGCGGTGGGCATCCCAATCGTACGTCAGCGCATAAACATCATTGCTGCCGGACAATCCTTCCACGACCGTTTGCCAACGCTGAGCAACACCACCGCTTCGGTTCTGCATGACCTTACCCTTTGCCCCACCCCGGAAACCTACGGTGATCCATTCAGCATGGTCAGGATGAACAGCCAGGCTGGTAATCGACATCCAAGCTACCGACTGCAATCCGGAGGTAATATCGACCCACGTGTCACCGCCGTCGGTTGACTTGTACAAGCGTTGCTTCAATCGGTCCGACCATACCGGATTTTCAAATGCGACATAGATGGTAAGGCTATCCGAAGGTGCCCAGGCAACGGCGGTCATGGTCAGACCGGGATCCAGTGTGGAATCGACCCGGTGTCGCGTCCAGGATCGCCCCTCATCGCGACTGATAAAGAGATCATGAAAACCGGACAGGACCAAATCCGGATAAACCGGATGAGCGGCAAGCGCGGTGAGGTAATACCCCCGGCCGGAACCTTTTGGCGTGCAGGTATTCCAGGTGATGCCACCATTCCCGGATCGCCCTACGATCGTGTTGTTTCCATCGGCATGATAGGCTACCGAATCATTTTCCGCATCGAACTCTACTCCCATACCGTCACCACCACGCACAATGAACCAGGCGCCACCGAGCGTATCGGACCGGTACAAAACGGTACCACAGTCCTGCAGACCCGAAAGAACACGTAGGGAAGTGTCCGGAGCAATGGCCACATCCCAGCATTCCGCCATTGAAACGCTTTCGGAAGCTTTGGACCACGTTTTCCCGCTATCGGTTGTCGCGTACAAGCCGCCGTCCGTCGAAGCGAGCAGATATTTCCCCTGAGGATCGAACATCAGCTCATGCACATCATCGTGCAGATCTCCGCCGGCATAGACGGCACGCCAGGTGGTTGCCGATCGGACAAGTCGGTTGACCTTATTACCGGCACTAAAGAAAATCAGTTCCGGATCCTCCGGATGTACTGCCAGAGCAGTCCGCCAGGGAGGCGAGGCTGCGCCATTGCCCAGCAAGGAGAAGGAACAACCTTTGTCAAGCGACCTGAAGATCTGATTGGTCCGCAAGGAATCATTGACAACGAGCAGATCCACCATTCCGGAACGGCCAACGCCTACCGACAATTCCATTCTCGAAACCGTCTTCGCGGCAGGCAGACCGCTGTGATCAAGCAGCGTCCAATGACTTCCGAAATCGAGCGAACGGTAGAGCGCGGAGCCGGCGGCATACAAGACTCCTGCACGTTGGTCGTACTCCAGTTCCTTCAATCTGCCGAGCGTATCTTGCAAAACCGGATACCAATTGGCACCTGCGTCGAGTGACCGGTACACATAGCCGGTATAACGCCTTTCGGAATAATCATACGTGTGCAAGACCAGGCACATCCTGGCCGGGCGTTTCGGGTCGATGATCAACCGGCGGGCAACCTTTCCCGATGGCGCTGTCCAGAAATTGGTATCCACACTTCCATCCGGCCGTATCCAATTTCCGATCGGGCCTTCCCAACTTCGTCCTGCATCTTCGGACCGAAACAATCCACTGGACACACAATGCTCCGCCCATAAGGCCGGACCGTTGTGATCAAGTATGCAATCAGCATCGCCTGCGACCGCGTACCACTTTGACAAATTCTTAGGATGCTGTTGCAAATCGGCCACACCGCCCTCCAGCAAATCAGAGCTGGTGATCACTTCCCAGATCAACATTTCCTGATTCCATTTCCACATACCGCCATACGGTGTGAGCAGGATCCGTATCAGCGCTCCATCGGCTTGCTTCAGGAACCGAACTGCTCCCGCCCTGCCGATGCCGCGCGCATTCTTCAGAAAGAAATCCGACTTACCGGGGAATTCCGGAAACGTGGAAGGTCCCAGCGCGCGCCAATCCTGTGCCTGGGCCCGAAGTTCAAGAAGCAAGTGAAGGGTAATCAGCACAACGGTCAGGCACCTGGAGACGCCGACCGGCTGCCGGAAGCTTTCAAAGATCCCAGACCGAGGTACGCCTGTTGAAGACATAGTTCTTCATTTTGATCCAGAAAGCTAGAATCATGTATAAGATGACCGGAGAGCCGACCGCCAGAAAACTGGCGTAGATAAAAAACAACCGGATCGATGCGGTCTGCATATTCAGCCGCTCGCCCAACCAGGAACATACGCCGAATGCCTGACGTTCCCAACGGTCACGGATCGATTCGAAGAGCTTCATCGGAAGAATGGATCAAGTGGTTGCCGATGCTGCAAGATAAACATTTTTTAGGCGTACAGTAGTTCCGAAGCAGGTGCAACAAGGCCTGTCCGTCGCCTGCATGCTGCGGCTTTACTCCGGCTGTCCTCCATTCGCGCAGCGGCAGGCTTTTTTCAGAAGGCAATTCGCAGAGCCAGCGCAGCGCCTTCTCCTGCCAGTATGAGTTGCCCTCAGCTTTTCCTCTGGCAAAGACGAAAGGAACGACTGTGTTCAACAACAAAATCCGTATTGCATCATCGCCCAGCCACTTTTCCTCAAATTTGGTTGGCACCCCGAACCGGTAGTGATTGTGCCAATAGGGCGAAACGTTTACCCGAAACCTCGATAAGAGTGACTTGAGTTCATGTTCTTCTAGGCAACGCTGGAGCAAGGGAAAAGCGGTTTGAATCAGGGATGCGAGTTGCGCCAGCCGAATCGTGGGGAAATTTCGCGGTCGCATCCGAAGAAATTTCCATCCGGGCAGTGGTATCGGCTCAATTCCCAGTTTATGCCGCTGGAATCGATACTCCTCCAGCAAAACTGAGCTATACTCATCCGGAGCCGGCGCCTGCAACAAGCCGGATTGTCCGAAGAGCAAGGCTTCCAACGAATCCCTCCGTTGTGCTGTTTTAAGGAGAACTTTCAGCGGCAGGGAAGCCGCAACACGTTCCATCGGATCGGCATTGACAGCAAAACCCATCGCGCGGCTGACCGCACGAAAGATCGCGTCTTCCCAGTCGCCCCGTGAAACATGCAACTGTTGATCGACTCTTCTGACACGCTCTTCGAGTCGCTCCATCAACATGCGATCGATCCAGGAACTCCAAAGGTGCGGGGGCACGAATGGGAGCCGGTCGGTGCACGCGATAGCTGACGGCCGTTGCACCAGTAGTTCATATTGTCCCCACCAGGCGGCCAACGCTGATTCCGGGAATACGAATGTCGGCAGCATTCGGCCATGCACATCAAACACCTCCGCATCGTGCACGGCAACGGCATGCAGAATGCAATTGCCGTATAACGGGTCGAATTGGTGACCATGGCGATTCCAGTCGGAGGAACGCAGGTGAATCTCTACGTTTCCCGCCCATTCGGCCCCACCGATACGTAAACGGGCATTGAAGAAATCGGGACCTGCATCATGATTGTAGAGGCCTGTCTGCAGAATCTGCAAGGGCTCGCCCGATTTGGTTAGCAGTGGCTCGAACTGGAAAACGCGTTGTGACCAGACGTGGTGGAGGAATCGTTCGTTCATGGGACCGACTGCAAAGCAAATCGGCAGAACATTAATTCACTCTCAATAAATGCGGGAAACTCAAGCTTCGAGCAATCGGGACATCTCCTGTTGCAATGCCATTGCCTCTTTTCTTGCCGCTTCGGCGAAGTCTTCGCCAGAGGAAGCGTAGATGATTTGCCTGGAACTGTTCACGAGCAAACCCACCTGGTCGTTCATGCCCGCTTTCGAAATGGCCTCGAGGTCACCCCCCTGTGCGCCCACTCCGGGAACAAGGAGAAAATGATCCGGTACAATCTTACGAACACGTGTAAACAACTCCGGATGTGTTGCACCGATCACGTACATCATGGAATCGGGTCCGGACCAGCGTTGGGATGTGTGCAGGACGTGTTCGAAAAGTTGTTCTCCGGCCGCGTGTCCGGGCAAGGCGACATCGAGCATCTGGAAATCCAGGCTTCCGGCATTGCTCGTCAGTCCAAGCAGGATCACCCACTTCCCCGGAAACTCCAGAAACGGAGTGACTGAATCTTTTCCCATGTAGGGGGCAACGGTGACTGAATCGAAAGCATAGCGTTCGAAAAATGTCCGGGCATATAAGCTGGAGGTATTCCCGATATCACCTCGTTTAGCATCCGCTATGGTGAAACAATCTTTGGGAATCGCGGCAAGCGTACGCTCCAGACTCACCCATCCGGACGGACCTTCCGCTTCGTAGAAAGCGATGTTGGGCTTATAGGCGACACACAAGTCTGCGGTCGCTTCAATGATTTGACGGTTGAATTCGAATACGGGATCCTCCGCCTTTAGCAAATGCTTCGGCAGTTTGCGGATATCCGTATCGAGCCCAATGCACAGGTAGGATCGCTTGGCGCGAATCAATCGGGTCAGTTCCTGGCGTGTCACGCCGTAAAAGTACGGAATGCCGGCGGGATGTATTGTCGAAACCGTGCAGCGAATTCATCCAATCGAAAAACCGCTTACCTTTCCAACGCTTATGGCCTCACCTCCCAACCACCGCAAACTCTCCCTCTTCGACTCCACCGCCATCATCACCGGTTCGATGATCGGCTCCGGAATTTTCATCGTATCGGCCGAGATCTCCCGACAAGTGCACTACCCCGGCATGTTACTCCTGGCCTGGGCGGTCACGGCTGTCATCACCATCCTGGGCGCCCTCAGTTACGGCGAGTTGGCTGCAGCCATGCCTAAGGCCGGCGGGCAGTACATCTACCTTAAAGAAGCTTTCGGACCACTGTACGGGTTCCTCTATGGCTGGACCCTGTTTTCCGTTATTCAGACGGGAACCATAGCAGCAGTAGGTGTCGCCTTCGCCAAATTCACCGGTGTATTCTTTCCGGAAATCGGTCCAGAACGATTGGTGTTCGCGATGGGCAACTTCGCGATCAATACCCAACAACTCCTGGCAGTGGGCGTCATCGTATTGCTGACGCTCTACAATTTCAGAGAAGTGAAATCCGGTGCTTTTCTTCAAAACATCTTTACTGTCTCCAAAGTTGCCGCACTCATCCTGCTGGTTGTACTCGGCTTCTACTTTGGCATGAAAGGACTCGGCGACTGGTCAAATTTCAGCCCTGCTTTTCCGGATGTCATGACCTTGGCGACAATCGGCGTTTTCGGTGCCGCCATGACCGGCTCGCTTTTTTCGGCGGACGCATGGAACAACATCACCTACACGGCGGGAGAAGTGGATCGTCCGCAGCGTAACCTGCCGCTCTCGCTATTTCTTGGCACCAGCATCGTGTTGGTGCTCTACTTCCTGGCAAACATGGCCTACATCTACGTTTTGCCCATGGAGAAGATCCAGACTGCGGACAACGACCGGGTAGGGACGCTGCTCTTTGAAACCATTCTTGGGGAAAATGGCAAGTACTTCATGGCCGCGATGATCATGGTCTCGACCTTCGGCTGCCTGAACGGTATCATCTTCACGGCAGGTCGTGTTTATTACGCGATGGCACGCGACGGCTACTTCTTTCCCAGCGCCGCCAAATTGAATAAGAATCATGTACCGGCGAACAGCCTGGCCATCCAATGCCTCTGGGCATGTCTGTTGTGTTTTTCGGGAACGTATGGTGATCTGCTCAATTATATCATGTTCGCCGTGATGCTTTTCTACGTGCTGACCATTGCCGGCTTGTTCGTGCTCCGTAAGAAACGGCCGGAAATGGAACGACCGTATAAGGCCTTCGGTTATCCCGTGTTACCCGCGATCTATATCCTGCTGGCCGCGCTGGTGGCCCTGGACATGCTGATCTATCAGACCTCCGCCAGCCTCTATGGCCTGGTCATCATCTTGCTGGGCATTCCTGTTTATGCCTTTCTCCAAAACAAACAGCAGAAAAACGGCCGCCTTTCCTGACCATGCGCATCCTGTTCGGTTTCACCCTCGCCTGCGTTGTTTCTTCTTGTGCCTGGACCGATCACTCACCGGAGAACGGTTGGTATGAGGAGAATTTCGACAACCTCAATCATTGGAAAAAAGATGCCGTGATTTCATCCAATCAATGGCGTAGCGGAATGTATGCGACGTACGCGGACAGCGCTCACCCGGTCAGTGAGTCATTCACCATGCACTTCAACGAAGTTCGCTTTCATCATTACACGGGCGTAAAGGCTACTGCCTGGGTCTTCAATCCTTCGAACGATACCAGCGGACAGGTCGTTCTCGAGGTGGTGGATATGCGGAGCGGCGAACCCGAACGCGTGCTTTCCGAACAAGTCATCCTTGGAACAGACTTCCGGGAGTTCAACAGTTGGGGTAAAGTACAATTGACGCTCGACTTCCCTACCCTACCGGGGCCCCACCAGGTGCTGCGTTTTTATCTTGCGTCCCTCAATTGCAGGAAATCATACATGGACGATGTCACCCTGGAATTCCAACGCGAACTCATCCATCGCTGAACTCGTCAAAACCCGGTACGCACCGCTGATTTTTTCGGCATCCACAAGCGCACGAGTACGCTGACCAGTACGATCAGGTACAGCACTGCCACGGCAGGGGGACTCGACAGGATCGTGGGTACTCCGTTTAGAAAGTGTGGCAATGCACGTTCGTTGTTCAGCAGGTAGGCCATGGAAAAGACTCCGAACAGCCACCACCACCGGGACTGAAGCGCGATGAAGGCGATGAAGTAGAAGGCTGGAAACGTATAGCGTTCGTGCATCTGCGTGCTGAAGAAGAAAAATGCAAGAACCGACAAGCCGAGCAAACCGGCTGCATCTTCCAGATCATACGTCACCATCTGGCCTTTCCAGCGCTTATAGAGCACCAATAGCAGTGGGAAGAAAACCAGCAGCAAGGTCGCAGCCGTCATGATCAGCCCCCAGGTCTTGTAATTCAATCCCATCCAGGTATTGAAGTCACCGGTCAGCCGCAGGTTCCCGCTCATGCTGAGGTACCAGAAGTTATCGGCATACAGCGAAAGATAGGAGTAGCGGCCACCCAGGGAATCGACCACTTCCCATAGTCGCCCCATACTTTTCGACACGATGAACGGAGCCAGGATCACCAGTTGCATCGCCACCAGGATGGCCAGGCCGCGCAGCATTTTTCTCAAATCCGGTTTTAATCCGGACGCGTAGACAAAAAGCAACACCATGGCCGGCAGGAACAGGATCGCCTGGAACTTGAAGTTCAGCGCCAACAGGTAGCTGATGGCCGAAAGCAGATATCGCCTTTTATGCAGGAAAATGAATGATCCGAAGACAAGGGCGGAAAAGACCGTATCGAATTGCCCCCACACCAGGGTGTTGTGCAGGAAGGCCGGATTCAGTAAGAGCACCAACAACAAAGCATGTTGCTGCCAGCGCACGCGCGCACACGACGCCAGCAGGAAGGCACCAACAAGGTCACCCAACAAGGTGATTCTCTTGAGCTGATAAATGTGAGCAGCCAGGTCCTCTTTGCTGTCAAAGAACAGCGAGAAGAGTTTTAACTGATATAGGTGTCCCGGAAAGTAATTGGTACCCGACTCATAACTGTGCCGAAACCCTTTTTCAAGGTAGTAAGCGGCCCAATCTGACCAGCACTGATTATCGTAGACGTGGCCGCAGTCGGGAACAAGAACAAAATAGATAGCATATAAGAAAAGACCCAGCGCTATGGTCGAAGGATGAAGCTTGTACATCGTGGGAAGCGCGGAAGCTCTGGGCGGCCTGGACTTGGCGATTTACCCGGCGAACAAAAATAAAGAACCCCGCGGATTGGCGGGGTTCTTTGCTTCGATTTCTTATCGCTTCAGTTTCGTTTTCGGCTTGGCGCCTAATCCGACCGGGCTGCCTACGCGCACCATGGCGCAGCGGAAGCCGATGTCGTCGGTGGACTGATTCTCGTCGAGGAATCGGCGGGTACCGGGCGACATCCAGTAAGCGCGATCTTTCCAAGAGCCGCCTTTGTAAACGCGGGCCTTGTCATTCACCATACTGGTAGCGCCGTAGTCGTACTTGATATACTCCGCCTCATCCGCATCGAGGTAGTTGATGTTGTCGGCTTTGGTATAGTTGCGACGGTCAACGTTTTCTTCTTCCGTAACATCGCGCATGGGAACACGGCCCAGGCTGTCCTTCTCCACAATCGTTCCTTCCTCATCGCGGATCTGTGTCTTGAACACGTTACCACGATACGGGTTGAAGTCGGCCTTGTCTTCCGGCGAAAGCGGACGATATACGTCCATCACCCACTCATTCACGTTACCGGCCATGCAGTACAGGCCAAAGTCGTTGGGCCAGTAGGATTGTACAGGAGCCGGACGGTCCGCGTTATCATTCAGGAAGCCGGCGGTACCCATCTGGTCACCGCGACCGCGCTTGTAGTTGGCCATCATCTGGCCTTTGTACTTCTCGTCCTTATTACGCACGATGTGTCCGTTCCAGGGATACTGGCGACGATCCGTTACACGCTCATATACCGTGTTGCCGATTTGCGACAAAGCGGCGTATTCCCACTCCGCCTCGGTGGGGAGGCGGTAGCGGGGAAGCAGAATACCGTCTTCCATGCGGACCTTACGGGTACCATTGGAACCGGAGCTGGGATTGAGGTCCATCAGATCGGACTTCACCAAACCTTCGTATTGACCGGCCAGATAAGAGTCAGAGTTGAAGTTGTCTTCGTTGATCTGGTTCGGGTTGACACGCAAAATACCTTCGCGGATCAGGATCTGTTCGTTGACCCGGTCGGTACGCCAGTTACAGAAGTCATTGGCTTGCAGCCAATTGACACCAACCACCGGATACTGCTGATAGGCCGGGTGACGCAGGTAGAGCTCGATCATGGGTTCGTTGTAACCCACTTTATCGCGCCAAACCAGCGTATCGGGAAGCGCCTTCTTGTAAACTTCGGGATAGTCGGCAGAGAATACGCGGGAAGTCCAATACAGGTACTCCAGGTAGTGGATGTTGGCCACCTCTGTTTCGTCCATGTAGAAGGAACTGACCGTAACGCGACGAGGAATGTTGTTCCAGTCGATCGTGACATCCTGTTCCGTACGGCCCATGGTGAAGGTACCGCCCTCCACCAGAACCAGTCCCGGTCCGGTTTCCTGCTCATCGTAGGGAACCACTTCGAAACCACCATTTTTGGGGTCGTTGTAATTCCAACCGGTAACGGAGGATTTCTCCTTTCCGCAGGAAGTCAGTAGAAGGGCTCCCGCGACGAGGCCGATTGAACTCCGAATGAGGTTTTTCATCCGCTTTTTGGTTTGAATAGATGGTGCTCTAACGAGCGCCAAAAGTATTTATTTTCTTCGATTTAAGGCAATCAGAAGGCCGGACATTTGATGGTCCGGAACCGCTTCTTTTTGGGGTGACAGCCGAACTGCAAACCCAGGGAAATTTCGTGAGAACCGGCTGAAGCATTGTAGAGCTTCGAGGTGGTCACATCATAACTGTATCCGAATTTGAAGATCCCCTGCTGCAATCCCACCAAGGCAATGAAGGAGTCGCTTCCACGATACCAGAGTCCGCCAACCAGCGGTGCTTTGGCTATGTAGAATCCGACATTATACTGCTGGAAGTCGCGTTGTTTCTGGTACAGGAAATTCGGCGATATGTACGTAGTGCCATCGCGGTTACCGGCGATCGGGATGATCGCACCGGCATGGGCGGTGATCTTCATCGGTAATTTGGAACCGGGAGCTTCGGTGATGAAGAATTCCTGGGGTTCCGTCATGTGGTGAACGGCCACTCCCCATAATACCGATTACTGTAGGCTACGATACCACTGGAAAAATCCCAGAAATTCCTTGTTTCGTTCGGGCGCTGTTCCTGCGTCTCATAAATGAACCCATAACGCGGGTCGATCATATCACCGAACGTCAGTTTATTCCAATCCACGCGCTTCTGCGCGTATGTGCCTTGCAGTCCCAGGCGAATCGAGAATTCGCGGGTGACATTGAGCTGGTAGGAATAGATACCGGAAACATTCGTGGTTGTCAGGGTTGATTCGCCGGCTTTGTCCTGCAACACCAACAAGCCCAATCCACCGATCGGATCAACATGCTGGTCGTAGGACGCCGTGTAGGTAACGAACGTACCGGTCAAGGCCGGCCATTGGTTACGGTAATTGAGGCAAACCCGCGGACAGCGCTGAGCACCGGCAAATGCCGGATTCAGGTACAGCGGATTGGCATAGAATTGCGTGAATTGCGGATCCTGAGCCATTGCTGCCCCTGAAATCAGGACGAAAAAGAAAGACAGGACCTTGCGGAGCTGCATAGTTGGTCAGAGTGTATTAGCGCATCATACGGCCTGAAAGATACATGGTTTCAAGCGGCCAGATCGTTCAACCGTGCGCACTAATACGTACCGTAAGATTTTGTACAATTTTAA
This DNA window, taken from Bacteroidota bacterium, encodes the following:
- a CDS encoding PspC domain-containing protein encodes the protein MKLFESIRDRWERQAFGVCSWLGERLNMQTASIRLFFIYASFLAVGSPVILYMILAFWIKMKNYVFNRRTSVWDL
- a CDS encoding DUF2851 family protein, whose product is MNERFLHHVWSQRVFQFEPLLTKSGEPLQILQTGLYNHDAGPDFFNARLRIGGAEWAGNVEIHLRSSDWNRHGHQFDPLYGNCILHAVAVHDAEVFDVHGRMLPTFVFPESALAAWWGQYELLVQRPSAIACTDRLPFVPPHLWSSWIDRMLMERLEERVRRVDQQLHVSRGDWEDAIFRAVSRAMGFAVNADPMERVAASLPLKVLLKTAQRRDSLEALLFGQSGLLQAPAPDEYSSVLLEEYRFQRHKLGIEPIPLPGWKFLRMRPRNFPTIRLAQLASLIQTAFPLLQRCLEEHELKSLLSRFRVNVSPYWHNHYRFGVPTKFEEKWLGDDAIRILLLNTVVPFVFARGKAEGNSYWQEKALRWLCELPSEKSLPLREWRTAGVKPQHAGDGQALLHLLRNYCTPKKCLSCSIGNHLIHSSDEALRIDP
- the pyrF gene encoding orotidine-5'-phosphate decarboxylase, producing MTRQELTRLIRAKRSYLCIGLDTDIRKLPKHLLKAEDPVFEFNRQIIEATADLCVAYKPNIAFYEAEGPSGWVSLERTLAAIPKDCFTIADAKRGDIGNTSSLYARTFFERYAFDSVTVAPYMGKDSVTPFLEFPGKWVILLGLTSNAGSLDFQMLDVALPGHAAGEQLFEHVLHTSQRWSGPDSMMYVIGATHPELFTRVRKIVPDHFLLVPGVGAQGGDLEAISKAGMNDQVGLLVNSSRQIIYASSGEDFAEAARKEAMALQQEMSRLLEA
- a CDS encoding amino acid permease, translating into MASPPNHRKLSLFDSTAIITGSMIGSGIFIVSAEISRQVHYPGMLLLAWAVTAVITILGALSYGELAAAMPKAGGQYIYLKEAFGPLYGFLYGWTLFSVIQTGTIAAVGVAFAKFTGVFFPEIGPERLVFAMGNFAINTQQLLAVGVIVLLTLYNFREVKSGAFLQNIFTVSKVAALILLVVLGFYFGMKGLGDWSNFSPAFPDVMTLATIGVFGAAMTGSLFSADAWNNITYTAGEVDRPQRNLPLSLFLGTSIVLVLYFLANMAYIYVLPMEKIQTADNDRVGTLLFETILGENGKYFMAAMIMVSTFGCLNGIIFTAGRVYYAMARDGYFFPSAAKLNKNHVPANSLAIQCLWACLLCFSGTYGDLLNYIMFAVMLFYVLTIAGLFVLRKKRPEMERPYKAFGYPVLPAIYILLAALVALDMLIYQTSASLYGLVIILLGIPVYAFLQNKQQKNGRLS
- a CDS encoding SUMF1/EgtB/PvdO family nonheme iron enzyme, translated to MKNLIRSSIGLVAGALLLTSCGKEKSSVTGWNYNDPKNGGFEVVPYDEQETGPGLVLVEGGTFTMGRTEQDVTIDWNNIPRRVTVSSFYMDETEVANIHYLEYLYWTSRVFSADYPEVYKKALPDTLVWRDKVGYNEPMIELYLRHPAYQQYPVVGVNWLQANDFCNWRTDRVNEQILIREGILRVNPNQINEDNFNSDSYLAGQYEGLVKSDLMDLNPSSGSNGTRKVRMEDGILLPRYRLPTEAEWEYAALSQIGNTVYERVTDRRQYPWNGHIVRNKDEKYKGQMMANYKRGRGDQMGTAGFLNDNADRPAPVQSYWPNDFGLYCMAGNVNEWVMDVYRPLSPEDKADFNPYRGNVFKTQIRDEEGTIVEKDSLGRVPMRDVTEEENVDRRNYTKADNINYLDADEAEYIKYDYGATSMVNDKARVYKGGSWKDRAYWMSPGTRRFLDENQSTDDIGFRCAMVRVGSPVGLGAKPKTKLKR
- a CDS encoding type IX secretion system membrane protein PorP/SprF codes for the protein MTEPQEFFITEAPGSKLPMKITAHAGAIIPIAGNRDGTTYISPNFLYQKQRDFQQYNVGFYIAKAPLVGGLWYRGSDSFIALVGLQQGIFKFGYSYDVTTSKLYNASAGSHEISLGLQFGCHPKKKRFRTIKCPAF
- a CDS encoding PorP/SprF family type IX secretion system membrane protein translates to MQLRKVLSFFFVLISGAAMAQDPQFTQFYANPLYLNPAFAGAQRCPRVCLNYRNQWPALTGTFVTYTASYDQHVDPIGGLGLLVLQDKAGESTLTTTNVSGIYSYQLNVTREFSIRLGLQGTYAQKRVDWNKLTFGDMIDPRYGFIYETQEQRPNETRNFWDFSSGIVAYSNRYYGEWPFTT